From the Streptomyces nodosus genome, the window GACGAAGGCCCGTGGTGCGCCGCCGTTGCGGGACACCACGGACCGCCGTCCCCGTCAGCGCGTGCCGACCGCCGCTCGGACGGCCCGCCGGGCCATCTGGCAGTCGTCGTGCAACCGCCTCAGCAGCAGCCGCTGTTCCTCGCCGGACGACGCAGCACCCGGGTGGGCCGCTCCCGGTGCCGCCGGGGTCGTGTCGTGCATCGAACGCTGCACGGCCGTCTCATAGGCGCGGATCTCGCGGGTGAGCACGAGCATGAGGTTGACCAGGAAGGCGTCGCGTGATGCCGGTCCCGCGGACTGCGCGATCTGGCTGATCTGACGCCGGGCCGCCGGGGCGTCACCCAGGATCGCCCACAGCGTCGCCAGGTCGTACCCGGGCAGATACCAGCCGGCGTGCTCCCAGTCCACCAGCACCGGACCCGCCGGCGACAGCAGGATGTTCGACAGCAGGGCGTCGCCGTGACAGAACTGGCCCATGCCCTGCCGGCCCGCCGCGTGGGCGATCCCGTGCAGCAGCTTCTGCAGGTCGCCCATGTCCCGGTCGGTGAGCAGCCCCAGTTCATGGAAGCGGGCGATCCGCTCCGCGTAGTCCAGCGGGGCCTCGAAGGTACCCGCCGGGGGGCGCCATGCGTTCAGCCGGCAGATCGCGCCCAGTGCCGTCCGGATGTCCGCACGGGGCGGCGCCTCCACCGGATGCCGCTGCAACGCCGCCACCCGGCCCGCCGTCCGCTCGATGACCAGGGTGCAGTGGTCCGGGTCCGCCGCGATCAGCCGGGGCACCCGCACGGGGGGCCGGTGCCGGACGAACGACCGGTATGCCGCTATCTCGTGCCGGAACCGCTCGGACCAGATGGGGGAGTGGTCCAGTAAGCACTTGGCGACGGCCGTACTGCGCCCGGTGGTGCCGACGACGAGCACGGAGCGCCCGCTGCGGCGCAGCACCTGCACCGGGGTGAACTCCGGACAGATGCGATGGACCGAGGCGATCGCCGTACGCAACTGTGCGCCCTGGGGGCCGGAAAGATCGATTCTTCCGCTGAGCGGGGGTGCGCCGGCGCCCGCGACGCGTCGCGCGCGCCCGGCACCGAGCGTGGGGGCCGGCGGCCGCACGGGGTCGAGGTAGGGGCCGCCGACGCCCGGGCGGGGGCGCAGCGACCGGGGCGGGGCGGACACGGAGGACGATGCTGTGTACATGGTCGGTACAGATCCCTTCGTGTGCCTGCGAGTTCCGCGCCCCCGATCCGGCCGCCGCAGACGCACCCTGGGGAGTGCCCCTGCGGCGGCCGGGTCGGGATGGCGCGTTCCTACCTGACACCCGTCGGCCACTGGCACACCATCTGGCGCACCCTGGCGAACCCTGGCGAATAGTCCCGGAGCAACTGTCAGAGGGCTACTGTCAACTCAGCCGAGAACCTGGGGGCTTGACGTGAGCGGACAGACCAACACCCGCCTCTCGGACCTGTTCGGCCTGGCCGGCTGGTCCAAGGGCGAACTCGCGAGGCTGGTCAACCGGCAGGCGGCGGCCATGGGCCACCCCCAGCTGGCGACCGACACCTCGCGGGTGCGGCGGTGGATCGACATGGGAGAGATCCCGCGCGATCCCGTGCCGCGGGTGCTGGCGGCTCTGTTCACCGAGCGGCTCGGCCGTGTCGTGACCATCGAGGACCTCGGTCTGGTCCGGCAGAGGCGCGTGGGGAGACGGCGTGACGACGGGAATGCGGAACACCCCGACGGAGTGCCGTGGGCGCCCGAACGGACCGCTGCGGTCCTCACCGAATTCACGGGAATGGACCTCATGCTCAACCGACGCGGCTTGGTGGGCGCGGGCGCCGCGCTCGCCGCAGGCTCCGCACTCAGCAGCGCCATGCACGACTGGCTGCACACCGACCCGGCCCTGGCGGCCGATGCCCCCCGCTTCGACGAACCCCTGCACGCCGAACCCGCCGGATACGACCGCTACGAGGCCGCCCCCATCGGGTGGCAGGAGATCGAGGAACTGGAGCGCTCGGTCGAGGTGTTCCGGGCCTGGGACGCCGCCCGCGGCGGCGGGCTCCAACGCAAGGCCGTCGTGGGCCAGCTCAACGAGGTGGGAGGCATGCTCTCCTACCGTCACCCCGACCATCTGCAGCGGCTCCTGTGGGGCGTCGCCGCCAACCTCGCCGTCCTCGCGGGCTGGATGTCGCACGACATCGGTCTGGAGCCCACGGCGCAGAAGTACTTCGTCATCGCCGCCCATGCGGCCCGTGAGGGCGGCGACCGGCCCCGCGCCGGGGAGGCGCTCTCCCGCGCCGCCCGTCAGATGGTGCATCTCGGCCGGCCCGACGACGCACTCGATCTGATGCAGCTCGCCAAGTCCGGCTCCGGTGACCAGGTGCTGCCGCGCACCAAGGCCATGCACTGCACCATCGAGGCCTGGGCCCAGGCCTCGATGGGCAAGGCGCAGGCCATGCGGCGCACCCTCGGCGAGGCGGAGGACCTCTTCGTCTCCGACAAGTCGGATGTCCCGCCGCCCAGTTGGATGCAGATGTTCGACGAGGCGGATCTGCACGGGATGCAGGCCCTGGCCTACCGCACCCTCGCCGAACACGATCCGGGTGCGGCCGCCGTCGCGCAGCGCCATGCCAGGGAGGCGCTGGAGCTGCGGGGGACCGGCCGGGAGCGGTCGAAGATCTTCGACCACATCTCCCTGGCGTCGGCCTGCTTCATCGCCGACGACCCCGAACAGGCCGACCGTTACGCACGCCTGGCCCTGACGTCGATGGGGGCGAACTCCTCCCACCGCACCTGGGACCGGTTGCGCGAGATGTACCGGCTCACCGGGCAGTACTCCAGCTACCCGAAGATCCAGGACCTGAGGGAGGAGATCGAACTGGCCCTGCCCAAGATGCTGCCGAAGCGCCGGGGCGGCACCACCGCGCAGGCGTGAGGGAGCTCGACACCGAGGGGCCGTGACCCGCGGCGGCGTGGGAACCGCCCGTCAGGACACGACCTCGGTGACCGGCACAGCGGCGTCGTCCGCACGCCCGCTCTCACCGGACTCCGTCATGACGGTCCGCAGGCAGTCCAGTGCCATGCGGCCCCTCGTGAAGAGCGGAACCGGGTCGAGCGGCATCCGGACGGTCGTCGGCAGGGGCCTCTTCCCTCTGCCGACGGACGACCGTTGAGGCCGCCCCGAGCGCAACACCGGCCGCCGTCACCTTGTGCCCCGCCCCGCTGCGGAACAGCAGCGGGGCGGGGCGCTCCGCTGAGAGACGGGACGGCATGACGCGCTCCGATACGGGGGACGACCAAAGCCTTGGGAAGGACCGGTACGACTGTCGCACAGCATCCGCTGCCCCGTAAGGGATTTGGC encodes:
- a CDS encoding DNA-binding protein NsdB → MSGQTNTRLSDLFGLAGWSKGELARLVNRQAAAMGHPQLATDTSRVRRWIDMGEIPRDPVPRVLAALFTERLGRVVTIEDLGLVRQRRVGRRRDDGNAEHPDGVPWAPERTAAVLTEFTGMDLMLNRRGLVGAGAALAAGSALSSAMHDWLHTDPALAADAPRFDEPLHAEPAGYDRYEAAPIGWQEIEELERSVEVFRAWDAARGGGLQRKAVVGQLNEVGGMLSYRHPDHLQRLLWGVAANLAVLAGWMSHDIGLEPTAQKYFVIAAHAAREGGDRPRAGEALSRAARQMVHLGRPDDALDLMQLAKSGSGDQVLPRTKAMHCTIEAWAQASMGKAQAMRRTLGEAEDLFVSDKSDVPPPSWMQMFDEADLHGMQALAYRTLAEHDPGAAAVAQRHAREALELRGTGRERSKIFDHISLASACFIADDPEQADRYARLALTSMGANSSHRTWDRLREMYRLTGQYSSYPKIQDLREEIELALPKMLPKRRGGTTAQA
- a CDS encoding aminoglycoside phosphotransferase family protein is translated as MYTASSSVSAPPRSLRPRPGVGGPYLDPVRPPAPTLGAGRARRVAGAGAPPLSGRIDLSGPQGAQLRTAIASVHRICPEFTPVQVLRRSGRSVLVVGTTGRSTAVAKCLLDHSPIWSERFRHEIAAYRSFVRHRPPVRVPRLIAADPDHCTLVIERTAGRVAALQRHPVEAPPRADIRTALGAICRLNAWRPPAGTFEAPLDYAERIARFHELGLLTDRDMGDLQKLLHGIAHAAGRQGMGQFCHGDALLSNILLSPAGPVLVDWEHAGWYLPGYDLATLWAILGDAPAARRQISQIAQSAGPASRDAFLVNLMLVLTREIRAYETAVQRSMHDTTPAAPGAAHPGAASSGEEQRLLLRRLHDDCQMARRAVRAAVGTR